The Verrucomicrobiia bacterium region GCATCCGAGCGGGAAGAAGCTGCAGGACTTTGCAGACATCGTGCTGGATACCGGTGCGCCGATTGGTGATGCGATGGTGAAATTGGATGGACTGGAAACACCAGTCGCACCGGGTTCGACTGTGGGCGGGTGTTTGTTGGTGAATACGATGAAGGCGGAGGTGGCTGAGCGTTTAACGAAAGCTGGTAAACCGCCGAAAGTGCTAACGGCAGGAGCGTTGGTTGGGAAAGAAAAAGCGACGGAATTGTTTGAAGCAGCTTACGACGAGCATGCCCGTCGTCTGGCAAAACTCTACGAAAAGATTGGAGCGTAATAGCCAAGGTATGAGGTATGAATTATGAGTTATGAAGGGGAAAGACAGGATTTGCGGGTGCGCACAAAGCTTTTTGCACTTCGGATTATCAAGATGTGCGGCACTCTCCCCATTACTCGTGAAGGGCGAATTTTAGGAGATCAAATTTTTCGTTCAGGAACATCCGTCGGAGCAAATTATCGTGAAGCCTATCGCGCAAGGTCCAAAGCTGAATTCATTTCCAAACTGGGCGACTCACAGAAAGAACTGGAAGAAACAATTTACTGGATGGAACTGCTGCTCGAAACGGGAACGGTGAAAGAAAAGAAAATGGCTCTTCTGTTAACTGAAGCTGACGAATTGATGGCCATCATCAGTGCGATCATCAAAAGCTCCCGAAGCTCCTCTTCATAAATCATAATTCATACCTCATAATTTATGGCCCTACGCACATCTGTCATTGGCAGCTATCCGTTTCCTGGATGGTTGGAGTTTGCTTCACACAACCTGCCGCAGTTTGGGAAGGATGATTTGGCAGAGTTGCAGGATGATGCGGTGATCACGGCGGTGCATGATCAGATCGCGGCGGGCTTGGATGTCATCACGGATGGCGAGCAGACGCGGTTGGATTTCAATCTTTCGTTTTATGGCTATATCCAAGGGATCGAGCTGGAATCGGTGTCGCCTCGTAAGTTTGGGCCACCGGCGCACGATCAGCGTGGGAAGCATCAGGTGACGGGTGAGTTACTTGCGCCACGCGGATTGGGCGCAGTGGAAGAATTCAAACGGCTGCAAAAGGTGGCGGCTTCGTTGAAGATCGGTGAAAAGAC contains the following coding sequences:
- a CDS encoding four helix bundle protein, whose protein sequence is MSYEGERQDLRVRTKLFALRIIKMCGTLPITREGRILGDQIFRSGTSVGANYREAYRARSKAEFISKLGDSQKELEETIYWMELLLETGTVKEKKMALLLTEADELMAIISAIIKSSRSSSS